In the genome of Rhodamnia argentea isolate NSW1041297 chromosome 3, ASM2092103v1, whole genome shotgun sequence, one region contains:
- the LOC115732087 gene encoding protein RALF-like 4: MEFRLWLVCLLLAMAAVASEGYPLHHTSIGDGFYAREPELMDSEINSRLLAANRRFISYNAMKGNSVPCSRRGQSYYNCRKMKKANPYKRGCSAITRCKRFTD; this comes from the coding sequence ATGGAGTTTAGGCTCTGGCTGGTCTGCCTCCTCCTGGCCATGGCGGCCGTGGCCTCCGAGGGCTACCCCCTCCACCACACGAGCATCGGCGACGGGTTCTACGCCCGTGAGCCGGAGCTGATGGACTCCGAGATCAACAGCCGCCTGCTGGCggcgaaccggcggttcatcaGCTACAACGCGATGAAGGGGAACTCGGTGCCGTGCAGCCGCCGCGGCCAGTCGTACTACAACTgcaggaagatgaagaaggccaACCCTTACAAGCGTGGGTGCAGCGCCATCACCCGATGCAAAAGGTTCACCGACTAA